The Caballeronia sp. NK8 genome includes a window with the following:
- a CDS encoding TetR/AcrR family transcriptional regulator has translation MKPKRLTREQRRNQTRDSLLFAARDIFSTKGFTAASVEDIAAAAGYTRGAFYSNFEGKSDLLLELLQRDHEEVQAESQRNFDLLTAREGGMVESSDCARLLGNRPASFLLWIEAKMYAARDSRFRAQLCTLLRKKRAHTATCISSIIARNGTQFSLSADTLALALLALGEGLQSWRVADPYEVPGEQLDALVCGFLAFIGSGAADRHTSSVFCEASVPPRNR, from the coding sequence ATGAAACCGAAGCGCCTAACACGAGAGCAAAGAAGGAATCAGACGCGCGATAGTCTGCTGTTTGCAGCGCGCGATATCTTCTCAACGAAGGGTTTCACTGCGGCGAGTGTCGAGGATATCGCGGCCGCGGCTGGATATACGCGCGGTGCGTTCTATTCAAACTTCGAAGGCAAATCGGATCTGCTGCTCGAATTGCTTCAGCGGGATCACGAGGAGGTCCAAGCGGAGTCGCAGCGCAACTTCGACCTGCTTACCGCCCGCGAAGGCGGGATGGTGGAGTCCTCTGACTGTGCTCGACTGCTGGGCAATCGGCCCGCGTCGTTCCTCCTGTGGATCGAAGCGAAGATGTACGCCGCCCGCGACTCGCGTTTCCGTGCGCAACTCTGCACATTGCTACGAAAGAAGCGAGCGCATACGGCGACTTGCATCTCGTCAATTATTGCACGCAACGGCACACAGTTTTCGCTGTCGGCTGACACACTCGCGCTTGCGCTGCTGGCTCTGGGTGAAGGCTTGCAGTCATGGCGCGTTGCTGACCCTTACGAAGTGCCTGGTGAGCAACTCGATGCTTTGGTGTGCGGTTTCCTAGCTTTCATAGGATCTGGCGCGGCCGATCGACACACAAGCAGCGTTTTTTGTGAGGCCTCTGTGCCGCCACGCAACCGATAA